In Mycolicibacterium aubagnense, the DNA window CCTCGACCTCGGGGGTCGCAGCAGCGAACAGACCGTCGACGTCGACGTGGTGCGAGACGACGCGGGCTGGCACCTCAGCGGGGCTGCGGTGGTACGCCACAGCGATCATGGCATCAAGCCGTATTCGATGCTGATGGGCGCGATGAAGGTGGCAGATGAAGTGCGGGTGACGCTCGCGGCACGCGCCTTCTAGTTATGCAGAGCCCTCCTCGCGCTTCGTCCGCGTGGCATCTGGATGTGACGCCTAGCCCATCAGTACGCTGCGCAACCGCTTCAGCTGGTCATCAGAAACTTCAATGGCCGCAAGGTAATCCGACAATGATCCGTATTCGGCATCGACGATACGCAGGGCGGTGTCGAGGTACTCCTCGCGGACACCCAGTACCTCGTCGGTCAACCGGGCTTCAGCGAATGGGATGACCTCGGGGGCATCGCCGGCGCGAGCCCGAATCGATTCCATGATGCGTTCACGAAGCCCGGGAATCGCCGCATTGCTACGCAAGAAATCGGCCATGATTGCATCCCGATCCACGCCGATCGCCCCCAACACGGTCGCGATGGTGAAACCCGTGCGGTCCTTCCCCGCGAAGCAGTGGGCGATGACAGAGTCGCCGCCGGCGAGCATCGAAATCACGTGCAGGATCGCTGCGTGAGTGCCGGGCAGCGTCGGGAACTCTTGGTATACCTCGGTCATGTATCGCCGGGCCGACTCTGCGACATCGTCGTCAGGTGAGGCGTCGGACATCACCCTCTGGAAGGTGTTCTCGTGTGGCGCGTCCTGATTGGCGTCGTCGTCCAAATGGAACGGAAGCAGGTGTATTCGCACGCTGTCGGGTACCCGCCCGGCTCCGCGACGAGCCACCTCGCCGCGGGACCGGAGATCCGCGACATCGGTGATGCCATAGTCCTGCAACGCTTTACGGCCGTCTTCGGCCAGACCGCTGAGCTCGCTGGAGCGGAACAGCCGGCCGGGCCTGATGCCCGTTTCCTCGGCGGCATCGCGGAAGTTCCAGGCGCCGGCGAGTTCCAAACCGGTGGACCGCATCAGTGGCCCCCGGACTTGGCGCACGCGGCCGCCAATGCCGACTTCTCGCGGCCGAGTTCGGCGCGCGCGATGGTGCGCATGTGGACCTCGTCGGGCCCGTCGAACAAGCGCATGGCGCGGTGCCAGCCGTAAAGCCGGGCCAGCGGCACGTCATCGCAGATTCCGGCGGCGCCGTGCACCTGGATGGCGCGATCGATCACGTCGCACGCGACCTGCGGGGCCACCGACTTGATCTGCGACACCAGCACGTGCGCGGCCTTGTTGCCCTGTTGGTCGATGGTCCAGGCTGCCTTCTCGCACAAGAGCCTGGCTTGATCTATCGCGTTGCGCGACTTGGCAATCGACTCACGCACCACGCCCTGCTCGGCCAGCGGCTTGCCGAATGCCACGCGCGTGGACACCCGGTGGATCATCAGGGCCAGGGCACGCTCGGCGGCGCCGAGAGC includes these proteins:
- a CDS encoding tyrosine-protein phosphatase, whose amino-acid sequence is MRSTGLELAGAWNFRDAAEETGIRPGRLFRSSELSGLAEDGRKALQDYGITDVADLRSRGEVARRGAGRVPDSVRIHLLPFHLDDDANQDAPHENTFQRVMSDASPDDDVAESARRYMTEVYQEFPTLPGTHAAILHVISMLAGGDSVIAHCFAGKDRTGFTIATVLGAIGVDRDAIMADFLRSNAAIPGLRERIMESIRARAGDAPEVIPFAEARLTDEVLGVREEYLDTALRIVDAEYGSLSDYLAAIEVSDDQLKRLRSVLMG